From a single Sulfolobus sp. E5-1-F genomic region:
- a CDS encoding 4-hydroxybenzoate octaprenyltransferase yields the protein MSWDPGGLNKNTKNKFYVILRFLRIEQTFFSLPMAYLGAFVAIRGVPPISTLILIFLALFFLRTAGMTNDNLADVEIDAKNPRTKNRPLVTGAIKISEAKAMITISLILFFITSYFVNIWAFILSPVVAVIVMSYPYMKRYTALANYHLASIQGLAVFSGAVAVLGLYYDSLVQILLKVPWFFVIGTILWAVGFDLYNHIPDAEFDKEMGLHSFAVVLGKWALIFAGLNQLFSVILDLLGDLYYGLGPIAIFATILHGVIMAYAYYLASQKNDFGRAFYYNIYSSIVLGLGVDIDIVLGIPF from the coding sequence GTGAGTTGGGACCCTGGCGGATTAAACAAGAATACTAAAAATAAATTTTATGTTATTTTACGATTCTTAAGGATAGAACAGACTTTCTTTAGTTTACCTATGGCCTATTTAGGAGCTTTCGTTGCAATTAGAGGAGTTCCTCCAATTTCAACGTTAATATTGATTTTTTTAGCTTTATTTTTCTTAAGAACTGCTGGGATGACTAACGATAACTTAGCAGACGTGGAGATAGATGCGAAGAATCCCAGAACCAAGAATAGGCCTTTAGTAACTGGTGCGATAAAAATAAGCGAAGCAAAGGCTATGATTACTATTTCTCTGATTTTATTCTTTATTACTTCATATTTTGTTAATATCTGGGCATTCATCTTATCTCCGGTCGTAGCGGTAATAGTAATGTCATACCCTTATATGAAAAGATATACTGCACTAGCTAACTATCATCTGGCATCAATCCAAGGATTAGCAGTATTTAGTGGTGCTGTAGCCGTATTGGGATTGTACTATGATTCTCTGGTTCAGATTCTTTTAAAAGTCCCATGGTTTTTCGTAATTGGGACAATTTTGTGGGCTGTAGGGTTCGATCTTTATAATCATATACCCGATGCCGAATTTGATAAGGAGATGGGTTTACATAGTTTTGCTGTAGTACTAGGGAAATGGGCGTTAATATTTGCTGGTCTTAATCAACTATTCTCTGTAATACTCGATCTTCTAGGTGACCTATATTATGGATTAGGTCCAATAGCAATATTCGCAACTATCCTTCATGGTGTTATAATGGCATATGCGTATTATTTAGCATCACAGAAAAATGATTTCGGTAGAGCATTCTATTATAATATATATTCATCTATTGTGTTAGGACTAGGGGTTGATATAGATATCGTTCTAGGTATTCCATTTTAG
- a CDS encoding FAD-dependent oxidoreductase: METRKVVIVGAGYSGLNAYYELARHIDKTLIADKAQFVFYTAYLQKLVFGKNIRYTASIKPSIISTVKEIDLERKTVKIENGTEIQGYKLILALGCKREHQLDVIRKIMVKDRVSIGVENYLDEYLGIQLAFYLRKLNKEVSYSGPVLKWLGEKVSTKVLELLEKHGIRLSEKSDDIIPACEPNEVIGEFLPINDKLEYKNDVFVIGDMIKNYPKLGELAMREGIYVGRLLSKKINESFKPLFINIIDTGRGEAIHIRSNVPWNGNFESVKVSKLRAMMKRFIERYYILRKGKMGILYNL; the protein is encoded by the coding sequence ATGGAAACCAGAAAAGTCGTAATCGTAGGCGCTGGATACTCAGGGCTTAATGCATATTATGAATTAGCAAGACATATAGATAAAACACTAATAGCTGATAAAGCACAATTTGTATTTTATACTGCATATCTCCAAAAGCTCGTATTTGGTAAAAATATTCGATACACTGCTAGTATAAAACCAAGCATAATAAGCACGGTGAAGGAAATTGATTTAGAAAGAAAAACAGTAAAAATTGAAAATGGCACAGAGATTCAGGGGTATAAATTAATCCTAGCTCTAGGGTGCAAAAGAGAACATCAATTAGACGTTATAAGAAAGATCATGGTTAAGGATAGAGTTAGCATAGGTGTAGAAAATTATCTAGACGAGTATCTTGGAATTCAATTGGCTTTTTATTTAAGAAAGCTGAATAAGGAAGTCTCTTATAGCGGCCCGGTCCTAAAATGGTTAGGAGAAAAAGTAAGTACTAAAGTTCTTGAATTATTAGAGAAGCATGGAATAAGACTTTCAGAAAAATCTGATGATATAATTCCTGCTTGTGAACCTAATGAGGTAATTGGAGAGTTCTTACCCATAAATGACAAATTAGAATATAAGAACGATGTTTTCGTAATTGGAGATATGATAAAGAATTATCCAAAGTTAGGAGAGTTAGCAATGAGAGAGGGTATATATGTAGGCAGGTTGCTATCTAAAAAAATTAATGAAAGCTTTAAGCCTCTTTTCATTAACATTATCGATACTGGTAGAGGAGAAGCTATACATATAAGGTCTAATGTTCCGTGGAATGGGAATTTTGAAAGTGTAAAAGTATCGAAACTAAGAGCAATGATGAAGAGATTTATAGAAAGATATTACATTTTAAGAAAGGGAAAGATGGGTATACTTTACAACCTATAG